Genomic segment of Clostridium sp. Marseille-P299:
ATTCCAAACTGGCGGAGAGATTATACGTGAAATGGGTCTTCGTTTAGAATCCCTCGCAATCATTGATAGCATGGATGCTGAAAAAGGCACTGTTGAATTTCGTGAATAATTAATAGTTATTTATATATAAAGGTAAACTTTAAACCGGAATATAGAAAACAAAATGTATTGTTTTCTTTCGGAGAAAGTTTACCTTTTTTATATTTCTAAAAACTCTATGAAATATAGGTAGGGGTATTTCAAATATAATTATATAATGCTATAATAAGAAGAAACTGCGGAGGAATAATGGAGGAGATTCTTTTTTTAAAACCTGTGTTTAAAGAAATGATTTGGGGGGGCAACCGTCTTAGAACGGATTTTAATTATTCTATCAACGGTGAGCATATTGGGGAATGCTGGGCTGTTAGTGCTCATAAAAATGGCGACTGTGAGGGGGTTACAGGCAAATATGTGGGCAAGCGTTTGAGTGAGCTATGGTTAGAACAAAGAGAATTATTTGGAAATATTTCAGGGGATGTATTTCCATTATTAATAAAAATCATTGATGCAAAAGATGATTTAAGTATTCAAGTTCATCCAGACGATCATTATGCGGCTGAATATGAAAATGGAGCATTAGGCAAAACAGAATGCTGGTACATTCTAGATTGTAGTGAAGATGCAAACATCGTTATTGGACATCATGCAAAGAGCAAAGAAGAATTAAAAAGCATGATAAACAACAATGCTTGGGAAGATTTGATACGAATATTACCAATTAAAAAAGGAGACTTTTTTCAAATTGAACCTGGGACAGTTCATGCGATAAAAGCAGGAACTTTAGTTTTAGAAACTCAGCAAAATAGTGATATCACATATCGACTACATGATTATAATCGTCTTCAGGATGGAAAGCCAAGAGAGTTACATTTGGATAAGAGTATCGATGTAATTGGGTGCCCACACAACGATGCCATAGCGAACAAAAAAGAAACCAGTTATGAAAACGCTACGGTAGAAGAATTAATTCAATGTAAGTACTATACTGTAGATAAAGTGCAAATTCATGGTAGTCAAAAATTTGTACAAGATCACCCTTTTTTAAACTTAAGTGTATTAGAAGGGAATGGAAGTATTGATACCATAGCGATAAAGAAGGGAGACCACTTTATTATACCAGCAGGATATGGGGAGTATACATTGGAAGGGATGATGATGTTAATTACATCCCATGTATAAAAAGATAAAAAGGTAGTATTTAAACTTGTAATTGCAATGAAATTGGAGGAAAGATGAAAGCTGCCGGTAGGTAGCATGGAGGTTTAAGATGGGTAATTTATTTAATTTGGAAAATGGTTTCTTTTCTTTTATGGGGAAAGTATGGGATATGATTTTATTAAGCATTTTGTGGGTGGTTTTGTGTATTCCAATTGTAACCATTGGTCCAGCGACAACAGCTTTATATTACACGGTTGTAAAGGTAATTCGTAGAGAACGTGGATACGTATTTCGTGAATTCTTTCATTCCTTTAAGGATAATTTTAAATTAGGTCTTATAACTTCAGTTATTTATGTAGTTTTGGCTTATATTTTATATGTTGACTATATCTACGCAAATAGTTTAAAAGCAACAAATCCAAATCAAGCATATTTATTTTTTGCAGGGTTTAATGCAATTACTTTAGTAGCAATCGCAGTTCTTGCATATATATTCCCTGTCCTTTCAAGATTTACTTTAAATTTAAAAGGATTATTTAAAACGACGTTCTTAATGGCCATGAAGCATATATTTACAACAATAGCATTAATTGTAATCATCGGTGCTTCTGGACTCGTTTTATCAATTGTTATACCAGCGATATTATTTATGCCTTCGTTATGTTGTCTTTTATGCTCCTTCTTGATTGAACGAGTATTTAAGAAATATATGCCTGTACCAGATCAAACACCAGAGGAATCCGGTAAGGATCAATGGTATTTGGAGTAGTAAAAATAGAATAAAAAGAAGAGGTTCGTATGAGTGAAGATGTCTTGTATCAATTAATGAACTGGCCAGAGATTGAGACGATTGTTTATTCAGAACATGACAATCCTCATCAATTACTAGGAGCTCATAAAGTAGAAGCAGGAATTCTTGTGACTGCGTTTCTACCAAATGCAAAAGAAGTAATATTAAAGTTTAAAGGTACGAATCGTGAATATCCAATGATTTTGGAAGAAGAGAATGGTTTTTATGCAGTGCTTTTACACATGAAAAAGATACAAGCATACACTCTTAAGATAACGTGGAATAACGGGACGATAGAGGAAATAAAAGATCCATATTCTTAC
This window contains:
- the manA gene encoding mannose-6-phosphate isomerase, class I translates to MEEILFLKPVFKEMIWGGNRLRTDFNYSINGEHIGECWAVSAHKNGDCEGVTGKYVGKRLSELWLEQRELFGNISGDVFPLLIKIIDAKDDLSIQVHPDDHYAAEYENGALGKTECWYILDCSEDANIVIGHHAKSKEELKSMINNNAWEDLIRILPIKKGDFFQIEPGTVHAIKAGTLVLETQQNSDITYRLHDYNRLQDGKPRELHLDKSIDVIGCPHNDAIANKKETSYENATVEELIQCKYYTVDKVQIHGSQKFVQDHPFLNLSVLEGNGSIDTIAIKKGDHFIIPAGYGEYTLEGMMMLITSHV
- a CDS encoding YesL family protein, with the translated sequence MGNLFNLENGFFSFMGKVWDMILLSILWVVLCIPIVTIGPATTALYYTVVKVIRRERGYVFREFFHSFKDNFKLGLITSVIYVVLAYILYVDYIYANSLKATNPNQAYLFFAGFNAITLVAIAVLAYIFPVLSRFTLNLKGLFKTTFLMAMKHIFTTIALIVIIGASGLVLSIVIPAILFMPSLCCLLCSFLIERVFKKYMPVPDQTPEESGKDQWYLE